Proteins from one Cryptomeria japonica chromosome 4, Sugi_1.0, whole genome shotgun sequence genomic window:
- the LOC131874987 gene encoding uncharacterized protein LOC131874987, producing the protein METLNTRWSAPSPSWFKLNFDGTAHSGVAVGGGIIRENLGNLVLAYVGNFGSTSSNMAKALALFWGLKLALTIDAKRLIIEGDSKLIIKVTKSVSGISWMLSNILKDIWSMIVWMEEFHIQHIYREGNSVVDSLTMAGLEMKEDGVTPRRSNRFIGKPRIKQIVVNKNYVKYGVEDIEKEESDKDEDDMEAM; encoded by the exons ATGGAGACGCTCAACACTAGATGGTCAGCCCCTTCCCCCTCATGgtttaaactcaattttgatggcacCGCTCATAGTGGGGTTGCAGTGGGAGGTGGAATTATAAGGGAAAACTTGGGCAATTTGGTTCTGGCctatgttggaaattttggttcaaCCTCGAGTAACATGGCCAAAGCCTTAGCGCTCTTTTGGGGACTTAAATTGGCTCTCACTATTGATGCTAAAAGAttgatcattgaaggggattctaagCTGATCATTAAGGTGACTAAAAGTGTTTCTGGAATTAGCTGGATGCTTAGCAACATTCTCAAGGACATATGGTCTATGATTGTTTGGATGGAGGAATTTCACATtcaacatatttatagagagggCAACTCGGTGGTAGACTCCTTGACTATGGCGGGCCTTGAGATGAAAG AAGATGGTGTGACCCCTCGTAGGTCCAATAGATTCATTGGTAAACCCCGTATAAAGCAAATTGTTGTGAATAAGAACTATGTCAAATATGGCGTGGAAGATATAGAGAAGGAGGAaagtgataaggatgaggatgacaTGGAGGCCATGTAG